From one Microbulbifer sp. A4B17 genomic stretch:
- the leuC gene encoding 3-isopropylmalate dehydratase large subunit, whose protein sequence is MAGQTLYDKLWQDHLIKNCDDGSSLIYIDRHLIHEVTSPQAFEGLRLAGRKPWRKDSLVATPDHNVPSEAAERAAGVSGIRDDISRIQVQTLDENCRDFDVVQFGINEPGQGIVHVIGPETGATLPGMTVVCGDSHTSTHGALGALAHGIGTSEVEHVMATQCLTQKKMKNMLVRVDGQLRPGVTAKDVVLAIIGKIGTAGGTGYAIEFGGEVMRNMSMEGRMTVCNMAIEGGARAGMVAVDQITLDYVKGKPYAPKDEMWDRAVEAWSHLHSDDDAVFDEVVVLVGEDIEPQVSWGTSPEMVAPISAQVPTPSDESDATKRTGMERALEYMGLNAGQNISDIKLDRVFIGSCTNSRIEDLRAAAEVAKGRYKADSVKQVLIVPGSQAVKAQAEREGLHEIFVEAGFEWREPSCSMCLAMNADKLGAGEHCASTSNRNFEGRQGYGGRTHLVSPSMAAAAAIAGHFVDVREMAPVQL, encoded by the coding sequence GTGGCAGGGCAAACACTCTACGACAAACTCTGGCAGGACCACCTGATCAAGAACTGTGATGATGGCTCCTCACTTATCTATATCGACCGCCACCTGATTCACGAGGTGACCTCCCCGCAGGCGTTTGAAGGCCTGCGTCTGGCTGGTCGCAAACCTTGGCGCAAGGATTCGCTAGTCGCCACTCCCGACCACAATGTGCCTTCCGAGGCGGCCGAGCGCGCCGCTGGCGTCAGTGGTATTCGCGATGATATCTCCCGAATCCAGGTGCAGACCCTGGATGAAAACTGCCGTGATTTTGATGTAGTCCAGTTCGGCATCAATGAGCCGGGGCAGGGTATTGTGCATGTGATCGGGCCTGAGACAGGTGCGACACTGCCGGGTATGACGGTGGTTTGTGGCGACTCACATACCTCCACTCACGGGGCGCTCGGCGCCTTGGCCCATGGTATTGGCACTTCTGAGGTGGAGCATGTGATGGCTACCCAGTGCCTTACCCAGAAGAAAATGAAGAATATGCTGGTTCGCGTCGACGGCCAGCTGCGCCCAGGTGTCACTGCAAAAGATGTGGTGCTGGCGATCATTGGCAAAATTGGCACTGCTGGCGGTACTGGTTACGCGATCGAGTTTGGCGGCGAAGTGATGCGCAATATGTCCATGGAAGGCCGTATGACCGTGTGCAATATGGCCATTGAAGGCGGTGCTCGCGCGGGGATGGTGGCGGTAGACCAGATCACTCTTGATTACGTGAAAGGCAAGCCCTACGCGCCGAAAGACGAAATGTGGGATCGCGCAGTTGAGGCCTGGAGCCACTTGCACTCCGATGACGATGCGGTATTCGACGAAGTCGTGGTATTGGTTGGTGAGGATATTGAGCCGCAGGTCAGCTGGGGCACTTCCCCTGAGATGGTGGCGCCGATCAGCGCCCAGGTGCCTACCCCCAGTGACGAGAGCGATGCCACCAAGCGTACGGGCATGGAGCGAGCGCTGGAATATATGGGGTTGAATGCCGGCCAGAATATCAGCGATATCAAACTGGATCGCGTATTTATCGGCTCCTGCACCAACTCCCGAATTGAAGATCTTCGCGCAGCAGCAGAAGTTGCCAAGGGCCGTTACAAAGCGGATAGCGTTAAGCAGGTACTGATTGTTCCGGGCTCCCAGGCCGTAAAAGCCCAGGCTGAGCGCGAGGGGTTGCACGAGATTTTTGTTGAAGCCGGTTTTGAGTGGCGCGAACCGTCCTGTTCCATGTGTCTGGCGATGAATGCGGACAAGCTGGGGGCGGGAGAGCACTGTGCTTCCACCTCCAACCGCAACTTTGAAGGGCGCCAGGGTTACGGTGGCCGCACGCATCTGGTGAGTCCCAGTATGGCGGCAGCTGCTGCAATTGCCGGCCACTTTGTCGATGTGCGAGAGATGGCACCGGTACAGCTGTAA
- a CDS encoding FimV/HubP family polar landmark protein gives MRVRKLALAVGLVGALGSNAALALGLGEIKLNSTLNQPLDAEIGLLQTRGLEDTEIRVRLAGPEEFERAGVERSYLLTSLNFEVDYSGSKPVIRISSREAIREPFLNFLVETRWPSGRLLREYTLLMDLPAFSPTAAQQPVRAAERERQQVRRTAPVQQPQPRTTPAPATRQAPAEPATTESTTPETREPARPQPRYAATDTSDSNSQVYGPVSSSDTLWEIALQNRASREFSVQQTMLAIQRLNPEAFINDNINLLKKGAVLRLPNSEDLRILTMTEAISEVAQQNESWRQRSDVEVATGAPLDARAVEEESFASETVEGRVSLAAPGDNESVTSGSGIGSEDSEALEGDLIVAEEELDKSKLENSELRERIAELDEQIDTMESLVEVSNEELVAVVQAASEQPEVEDEGVAEAEFSEASLAIDGSEEFDTAVNAEEEAAEAEPAPEEVRNRVVEVQTKPKPTFMEQLADNGMLIGLGGAGLLAAIFGLFTWRRRKAEQEAQQELEQQVAMEQEPLDIPEEIVEPDETLAAVESMEADDTFDLGDLGDVGTDDPISEAEIHLSLGQYEEAESKLLLGLEKDPQVVDARLMLMEVYAHNQDVEKFDDHYRQLLSISDGPAADRAARLRESIVGAPDFEAPVMGLSNESFEAAQLDDIGAALDDDFTSAEPGLDTSSDALEPDTSLLDDLTMDLSMGEEKSDSEQELSLDLDLDSSFDEPLQVNAEQGESLETEFNLDDLDLDSALDGESREVTAVASQAEAETDLNLDELDLGELDLGDLGSNDQTTVLVEDDLGLELSDNAEESSEAPLEFDTSDLDLDSLDLEPETQEDTAASVEAQLEEKATASGGSVPGLDFELDLSMMEEEVQSQAAQESSVELDTALDLDPADNGLGEGISSIEQASSVQEPADELSMDDFSESDLDMIGGELDSDLDLDGIDLDDIAADLTASEQPSAEVAAASSEPTADLSLDADLESLDATGMELAGDSNLDFNTDAIEEEFSLEDELALIDESTEGDLTLEPEPLVEAKPETVEQVEAVVEKPSDSDFGDLDFNLESDLNSELSLLEGGDEMATKLELAQAYMDMGDQEGAKDILREVAQDGGGEHKDRAEEMLERMV, from the coding sequence ATGCGTGTGCGTAAGTTGGCACTTGCAGTTGGTCTAGTCGGTGCACTGGGAAGCAACGCGGCTCTGGCGCTTGGACTAGGTGAGATCAAGCTCAACTCGACCCTTAACCAGCCTCTCGATGCGGAAATCGGACTGCTGCAAACTCGCGGTTTGGAAGATACCGAAATTAGGGTTCGTCTTGCAGGCCCTGAAGAATTTGAACGCGCTGGTGTCGAGCGCTCTTACCTCCTCACGTCTTTAAATTTTGAGGTAGATTACTCCGGCAGCAAGCCGGTTATCCGCATTTCCAGTCGCGAAGCGATTCGCGAGCCCTTTCTGAATTTCCTGGTTGAGACTCGCTGGCCCAGTGGCCGTTTACTGCGTGAATATACGCTGTTGATGGATCTGCCCGCGTTCTCTCCCACAGCGGCACAGCAACCTGTGCGCGCGGCCGAGCGCGAGCGGCAGCAAGTGCGCCGCACTGCCCCGGTACAACAGCCCCAGCCTCGCACAACACCAGCTCCGGCTACCCGCCAGGCACCGGCCGAGCCAGCCACAACTGAAAGTACCACCCCGGAGACCCGCGAGCCCGCTCGTCCGCAGCCACGCTATGCAGCGACAGACACCAGTGACAGCAACAGCCAAGTCTACGGCCCGGTAAGTTCCTCTGATACGTTGTGGGAAATTGCACTGCAAAATCGCGCCAGTCGCGAGTTCTCTGTGCAGCAGACCATGCTGGCTATTCAAAGGCTGAACCCGGAAGCCTTTATTAATGACAATATCAATCTGTTGAAGAAAGGCGCTGTACTGCGCCTGCCGAACAGTGAAGATCTGCGCATCCTGACCATGACAGAGGCGATTTCTGAAGTGGCTCAGCAGAATGAATCCTGGCGCCAGCGTTCCGATGTGGAAGTGGCTACTGGCGCACCCCTGGATGCCCGCGCGGTTGAAGAGGAGTCTTTTGCCAGCGAAACGGTAGAAGGCCGCGTGAGCCTTGCTGCGCCAGGGGATAATGAATCTGTTACCTCCGGCTCCGGAATTGGCTCTGAGGACAGTGAGGCACTGGAAGGCGATCTTATCGTCGCTGAGGAAGAGCTGGACAAGTCCAAGCTTGAAAACTCTGAGCTGCGTGAACGTATCGCCGAGCTCGATGAGCAGATCGACACCATGGAATCGCTGGTTGAAGTTTCCAATGAGGAGCTGGTGGCTGTGGTGCAGGCTGCCTCCGAGCAGCCCGAAGTCGAAGATGAGGGGGTAGCTGAGGCAGAGTTTTCAGAAGCCAGCCTGGCTATCGATGGCAGTGAGGAGTTTGACACTGCAGTTAACGCGGAAGAAGAGGCTGCTGAGGCCGAGCCGGCTCCAGAAGAGGTTCGCAACCGTGTAGTTGAGGTGCAGACTAAGCCCAAGCCCACTTTTATGGAGCAGCTCGCCGATAATGGGATGCTGATCGGCCTGGGTGGTGCGGGTCTGCTGGCTGCCATATTTGGACTGTTTACCTGGCGCCGTCGCAAGGCTGAGCAAGAGGCGCAGCAGGAACTTGAACAGCAGGTGGCTATGGAACAGGAGCCGCTGGATATTCCTGAGGAAATCGTCGAACCCGATGAAACACTCGCTGCAGTGGAGAGTATGGAGGCGGATGATACCTTCGATCTGGGGGATCTCGGCGATGTAGGTACTGATGACCCGATTTCTGAAGCGGAGATACATCTGTCCCTTGGACAGTATGAGGAAGCGGAATCTAAGTTGCTGCTGGGTCTGGAAAAGGACCCGCAGGTGGTCGACGCGCGCCTGATGTTGATGGAAGTTTACGCCCACAACCAGGACGTCGAAAAATTTGATGATCACTATCGACAGTTGCTCAGTATTAGCGATGGTCCTGCTGCCGATCGCGCGGCGCGTCTGCGTGAATCTATTGTCGGTGCACCAGATTTCGAAGCCCCGGTGATGGGCCTGTCCAATGAGTCCTTCGAAGCGGCACAGCTCGATGATATTGGTGCGGCCCTGGATGATGACTTTACCAGCGCCGAACCGGGACTTGACACCAGCAGCGATGCGCTGGAGCCAGATACCTCACTCCTCGACGATCTGACTATGGATCTGTCAATGGGTGAAGAGAAATCTGATTCTGAGCAGGAGCTGTCTCTGGATCTGGATTTGGACAGCAGCTTTGATGAGCCGCTGCAGGTTAATGCGGAGCAGGGCGAGTCCCTCGAGACTGAGTTCAACCTGGATGATTTGGATCTGGATAGCGCTCTCGATGGAGAAAGCCGGGAAGTTACCGCTGTGGCATCGCAAGCGGAAGCCGAAACCGATTTGAATCTGGATGAGCTTGATTTGGGTGAGCTGGACCTGGGCGACCTGGGTTCAAACGATCAAACGACTGTTCTGGTCGAGGATGACCTGGGGCTGGAGCTATCTGATAACGCCGAAGAAAGTTCTGAAGCTCCGCTAGAGTTTGACACCTCTGACTTGGATCTCGATTCCCTCGACCTGGAGCCGGAGACTCAAGAGGATACAGCGGCTTCCGTTGAAGCGCAGCTGGAAGAGAAGGCAACTGCCAGTGGCGGCTCTGTTCCAGGGCTCGATTTTGAACTGGACCTCTCCATGATGGAAGAAGAGGTACAATCGCAGGCTGCACAAGAGTCTTCGGTTGAGCTGGATACTGCCCTCGATTTAGACCCAGCTGACAATGGTTTGGGCGAGGGAATTTCCTCAATAGAGCAGGCCTCTTCAGTTCAAGAGCCAGCAGACGAGTTGTCTATGGATGACTTTTCTGAAAGCGATCTGGATATGATCGGCGGTGAGCTGGATTCCGATCTGGATCTCGATGGTATTGATCTGGATGACATCGCAGCAGACCTCACTGCGAGCGAACAGCCTTCTGCCGAAGTTGCAGCGGCAAGTAGTGAGCCGACAGCAGATCTATCTCTCGATGCCGATCTGGAATCTCTCGATGCCACAGGTATGGAGTTGGCAGGAGATAGCAATCTGGACTTCAATACCGATGCGATCGAGGAAGAGTTCTCTCTGGAGGATGAGCTGGCCCTGATCGATGAGTCTACTGAAGGTGACTTGACCCTTGAGCCGGAACCTCTGGTCGAGGCTAAGCCCGAAACTGTAGAGCAGGTTGAGGCGGTCGTTGAGAAACCATCAGATTCCGACTTTGGTGATCTCGACTTCAACCTGGAAAGCGACCTCAACTCAGAGTTGAGCCTGCTGGAAGGTGGCGATGAGATGGCAACCAAGTTGGAACTGGCTCAAGCTTATATGGATATGGGAGACCAGGAGGGTGCTAAGGATATCCTTAGAGAGGTAGCCCAGGATGGTGGCGGTGAGCACAAAGACCGCGCCGAGGAAATGCTGGAGCGCATGGTGTAG
- a CDS encoding phosphoribosylanthranilate isomerase, whose protein sequence is MQVKICGITCIEDALMAVDAGADALGLVFYKPSPRYIDLDMAAKVAAAVPPFVTLTGLFVDAAQSEVDAVLESVPLNLLQFHGDESARFCEQFRRPYIKALRMKDDLDVKAAMTEHPKARGFLLDAYRPGVPGGTGETFDWDRVPQDSSRPIVLAGGLNPANVTAAVEAARPQGVDVSGGVERQPGRKDREKVFAFVSAAKR, encoded by the coding sequence ATGCAAGTAAAAATATGCGGCATCACTTGTATAGAAGATGCCCTGATGGCTGTAGATGCGGGTGCCGACGCGTTGGGCCTGGTATTTTATAAGCCGAGCCCGCGCTATATCGATCTTGATATGGCAGCTAAAGTTGCAGCGGCAGTTCCCCCATTTGTCACCCTGACGGGGTTATTTGTCGATGCGGCACAGAGTGAGGTGGACGCTGTACTGGAATCGGTGCCGCTTAACCTGTTGCAATTCCACGGCGATGAAAGCGCCCGCTTCTGCGAACAATTCCGGCGTCCCTATATCAAAGCGTTGCGGATGAAAGATGACCTCGATGTCAAAGCCGCAATGACTGAGCACCCCAAAGCCCGGGGTTTTCTATTGGATGCCTACAGGCCTGGTGTCCCCGGTGGTACCGGAGAGACCTTTGATTGGGACAGGGTTCCCCAAGATAGCAGTCGCCCGATCGTTCTTGCCGGTGGCTTGAATCCCGCGAATGTAACTGCAGCAGTAGAAGCTGCGCGCCCACAGGGGGTGGATGTGAGCGGAGGTGTAGAGCGTCAGCCGGGACGCAAGGATCGAGAAAAAGTTTTTGCGTTTGTCAGCGCGGCGAAGAGATAG
- the truA gene encoding tRNA pseudouridine(38-40) synthase TruA, which yields MAQVTQREYIYKPNGEVPEGEGLPEGLRRIVLGVEYCGAKLHGFQKQKSASETVQAHLERALSTIAAEEVTLVCAGRTDAGVHATNQVIHFDTRAQRPDRAWVQGVNTKLPDSVRVRWAREMPAQFHARFSAHARSYRYLIHSAPTRSAHSAAEVTWTQHSLNLESMREGASYLVGRHDFTSYRASQCQAKSPVREITRLDIAPVGQLVALEISANAFLHHMVRNITGVLMAVGRGERPPIWAKEVLDQRDRSAGGVTAPPFGLYLVDVRYPDHFQLPQCEPGPLLVPQPLGALLSS from the coding sequence ATGGCTCAGGTGACGCAGCGGGAATATATTTACAAGCCGAACGGGGAGGTCCCCGAAGGAGAGGGGCTACCTGAAGGATTGCGCCGTATAGTCCTGGGTGTTGAGTACTGCGGGGCCAAGCTGCACGGCTTCCAGAAGCAGAAGTCTGCGTCGGAGACAGTCCAGGCTCACCTGGAGCGGGCTTTATCCACTATCGCAGCAGAGGAAGTGACCCTGGTTTGTGCCGGGCGCACCGATGCGGGTGTTCATGCTACCAATCAGGTAATTCACTTTGATACACGAGCGCAGCGCCCGGATCGCGCCTGGGTACAGGGCGTTAATACCAAGTTGCCGGATTCCGTACGGGTTCGCTGGGCTCGGGAAATGCCGGCGCAGTTTCATGCACGTTTTTCCGCTCACGCCCGCAGTTATCGCTATTTGATTCACAGTGCGCCGACCCGCTCGGCCCACAGCGCAGCGGAGGTAACCTGGACCCAGCATTCGCTGAATCTGGAATCTATGCGCGAAGGGGCCAGCTATCTGGTTGGTCGCCACGACTTCACCAGCTATCGCGCCTCTCAGTGCCAGGCTAAGAGCCCGGTGCGCGAAATTACCCGCCTGGATATTGCCCCAGTGGGTCAGCTGGTTGCCTTGGAAATTAGTGCTAACGCATTCCTTCACCATATGGTGCGCAATATCACCGGGGTTTTGATGGCTGTGGGGAGAGGGGAGCGTCCACCAATTTGGGCAAAAGAGGTGCTGGATCAGCGGGACCGCTCCGCCGGAGGCGTGACTGCGCCGCCGTTTGGCCTGTATCTCGTTGATGTGCGCTATCCGGATCATTTCCAGCTTCCCCAATGTGAGCCTGGGCCACTGCTGGTGCCACAACCTTTGGGTGCTTTGCTTTCCAGTTAG
- the leuB gene encoding 3-isopropylmalate dehydrogenase: MILPGDGIGPEIVEQAMAVLEVASGKFNLGLSFEQGLIGGSSIDAHGEPLTDETLKAAGDCDAVLLGAVGGPQWDTLEREIRPEKGLLKIRSGLGLYANLRPAILYPQLADASSLKPEVVAGLDILIVRELTGGIYFGEPRGIKTLENGERQGFNTYVYSESEIERIARSAFEAAQKRNGKLCSVDKANVLEVTVLWREVLDRLAPEYPDVELSHMYVDNAAMQLVRAPKQFDVMVTGNMFGDILSDAAAMLTGSIGMLPSASLNESGFGLYEPCHGSAPDIAGQGIANPLATILSAAMMLRYSLDMNEAADAIEAAVSKVLEQGLRTADIYTDGCQKVSTAEMGAAVVAAL, encoded by the coding sequence ATGATTCTGCCGGGTGACGGCATTGGTCCGGAAATTGTTGAACAAGCCATGGCGGTGCTGGAAGTTGCATCGGGAAAATTCAATCTGGGGCTCAGTTTTGAGCAGGGCCTGATTGGTGGCTCGTCTATCGATGCCCACGGTGAGCCTCTGACCGACGAAACTCTGAAGGCGGCGGGTGACTGCGATGCGGTGCTGCTCGGTGCGGTAGGCGGCCCCCAGTGGGATACCCTGGAACGGGAAATTCGCCCGGAAAAAGGCCTGCTAAAAATTCGCAGTGGCCTGGGCCTCTACGCGAATCTGCGCCCGGCAATTCTCTACCCGCAACTGGCCGATGCCTCTTCGCTTAAGCCTGAAGTGGTCGCCGGCTTGGATATTCTGATTGTGCGCGAATTGACCGGCGGCATTTACTTTGGTGAGCCGCGCGGTATCAAGACACTGGAAAATGGTGAGCGCCAGGGCTTTAACACCTACGTGTATAGCGAATCAGAAATTGAACGTATCGCCCGCTCTGCCTTTGAGGCAGCACAAAAACGCAATGGCAAACTCTGTTCTGTAGACAAAGCCAATGTACTGGAAGTGACAGTGCTCTGGCGCGAGGTGTTGGATCGCCTGGCTCCGGAATATCCCGATGTAGAGCTGTCCCATATGTACGTGGACAACGCCGCGATGCAGTTGGTGCGGGCTCCCAAGCAGTTTGATGTGATGGTAACCGGCAATATGTTCGGCGATATCCTCTCCGATGCCGCCGCCATGCTTACCGGTTCCATTGGCATGTTGCCCTCCGCCTCCTTGAACGAAAGCGGTTTTGGTCTTTACGAGCCCTGCCATGGCTCCGCTCCGGATATTGCTGGCCAGGGTATCGCCAACCCGCTGGCGACTATTTTGTCTGCTGCCATGATGTTGCGCTATTCCCTCGATATGAACGAGGCGGCAGATGCGATTGAAGCAGCAGTGAGTAAGGTGTTGGAGCAGGGTTTGCGCACTGCCGATATTTATACCGACGGCTGCCAGAAAGTTTCTACCGCAGAGATGGGCGCTGCCGTTGTAGCCGCACTTTAA
- the asd gene encoding aspartate-semialdehyde dehydrogenase: MQKIGFIGWRGMVGSVLLERMRAEDDFAHIAEPVFFSTSNAGGTAPDIGRPLPPLGDAYDIDALIQLDAIVSCQGGDYTKEVFTRLREAGWQGYWIDAASSLRMQDDAVIVLDPVNRDVIDRAIDAGQKNFIGGNCTVSLMLMALGGLFKAGMVEWVTAMTYQAASGAGARNMRELISQMGALRDGVATELADPASAILEIDRKVAADMRSAEFPTAEFGAPLAGSLLPWIDTQLENGQSREEWKAQVEANKILQTENPIPVDGTCVRIGAMRCHSQAFTIKLKKDLPLADIEQLLNGANDWVNVVPNEREATVQNLTPTAITGKLDIPVGRLRKLSVGPEYLNAFTVGDQLLWGAAEPLRRILLILLGKL, encoded by the coding sequence ATGCAAAAAATAGGTTTTATCGGCTGGCGCGGCATGGTCGGCTCGGTATTACTGGAGCGCATGCGAGCAGAGGACGACTTTGCCCATATCGCCGAACCGGTTTTTTTCTCAACTTCCAACGCCGGTGGCACGGCACCGGACATCGGCAGGCCCCTGCCGCCACTGGGTGATGCTTACGATATTGATGCACTGATCCAGCTGGATGCGATTGTCAGCTGTCAGGGTGGCGATTACACCAAGGAAGTTTTTACCCGCTTGCGCGAAGCCGGTTGGCAGGGTTACTGGATTGATGCGGCTTCCAGCTTACGGATGCAGGACGATGCTGTGATCGTGCTGGACCCGGTTAATCGCGATGTGATTGATCGCGCAATTGATGCCGGACAGAAAAACTTTATCGGCGGCAACTGCACAGTGAGCCTGATGTTGATGGCTCTGGGTGGGCTGTTTAAGGCGGGTATGGTTGAGTGGGTTACCGCCATGACTTACCAGGCGGCCAGCGGTGCCGGTGCGCGCAATATGCGCGAATTGATTTCGCAGATGGGTGCGCTGCGCGATGGTGTGGCAACAGAGCTGGCCGACCCCGCCAGTGCCATTCTGGAGATTGATCGCAAAGTAGCAGCAGATATGCGCTCGGCGGAATTCCCCACGGCAGAATTTGGCGCGCCACTGGCAGGCAGTTTGCTGCCCTGGATCGATACCCAATTGGAGAATGGCCAGAGCCGCGAAGAGTGGAAGGCGCAAGTTGAAGCAAACAAGATTTTACAGACCGAAAACCCGATCCCTGTGGACGGCACCTGCGTGCGTATCGGTGCCATGCGCTGCCACAGCCAGGCTTTCACCATAAAATTGAAAAAAGATTTGCCACTTGCCGACATTGAACAATTGTTAAATGGTGCCAACGACTGGGTAAATGTGGTGCCCAATGAGCGTGAGGCTACGGTGCAGAACCTGACGCCAACAGCGATTACCGGAAAGTTGGATATTCCTGTCGGTCGACTGCGTAAATTGAGCGTTGGTCCAGAGTACTTAAATGCCTTTACTGTAGGGGATCAGCTGCTTTGGGGCGCCGCAGAACCCCTGCGCAGAATCCTGCTGATTTTACTCGGCAAACTGTAA
- a CDS encoding Asd/ArgC dimerization domain-containing protein: protein MSEATRELVIVGVDNAAFGPLLEVLEEREVISAEQLSLLETDEREVDPQVFANRNIPVESLEKFTFNDKQVVILLSAGEAVEAAMAAAEQNGAWIVDVANNTRGDESVALVHPMFNSGELASAERRFVALPSAGASMVAEALAPLKDKLQAVEVQLNQPVSALGKAAIDAMAAQTARMFSGQDAEIDPEIGHRLAFNQLSACEALLASGHTLSELTLVHDLRRLLGDAVAVDASINTVSVFHGQLANLGVALTEDVDLEKVRALLANGAGLKMAEQPSAESAVGSDVTIIGRLRQSLLNKRQLNLCAVSDNLRKDVAINCAQIAHLLLKNY, encoded by the coding sequence ATGTCCGAAGCCACCCGCGAACTGGTCATTGTCGGTGTTGATAACGCCGCCTTTGGTCCCCTGCTGGAAGTACTCGAAGAGCGTGAAGTAATTTCCGCCGAGCAGCTGAGTTTGCTGGAGACTGACGAACGGGAAGTAGACCCCCAAGTATTTGCCAATCGCAATATTCCGGTGGAGTCCCTGGAGAAATTTACATTTAACGATAAGCAGGTCGTGATTCTGCTGAGCGCCGGCGAAGCCGTTGAAGCTGCCATGGCTGCCGCAGAACAAAATGGCGCCTGGATTGTAGACGTGGCCAACAATACCCGTGGCGATGAAAGTGTTGCCCTGGTACACCCAATGTTTAACAGCGGGGAACTCGCTTCTGCCGAGCGCCGCTTTGTTGCCCTGCCAAGTGCCGGCGCCTCCATGGTGGCGGAAGCCCTGGCGCCCCTGAAAGATAAACTGCAAGCGGTAGAGGTACAGCTCAATCAGCCGGTGTCTGCTCTGGGCAAGGCCGCAATTGATGCTATGGCGGCACAAACCGCGCGGATGTTTAGTGGCCAGGACGCAGAAATTGATCCTGAGATTGGCCACCGATTGGCGTTTAACCAGCTCAGTGCCTGCGAGGCTCTGCTCGCCAGTGGCCACACCCTCAGTGAGCTGACTTTGGTTCACGACCTGCGCCGTTTATTAGGAGACGCGGTAGCCGTCGATGCCAGCATCAATACGGTCTCTGTTTTCCACGGTCAGCTAGCTAATTTGGGCGTCGCTTTAACTGAAGATGTCGACCTGGAAAAAGTGCGTGCGCTGCTGGCAAATGGCGCTGGCCTCAAAATGGCGGAGCAGCCCTCGGCAGAAAGTGCGGTGGGCAGTGACGTGACAATCATCGGCCGCTTGCGCCAAAGTCTACTCAACAAGCGACAGTTAAATCTTTGTGCGGTGTCTGACAACCTGCGTAAAGATGTAGCAATAAACTGTGCACAAATTGCCCACTTGTTGCTAAAAAACTACTGA
- the leuD gene encoding 3-isopropylmalate dehydratase small subunit, whose amino-acid sequence MKAFTQHEGLVVPMDRANVDTDLIIPKQFLKSIKRSGFGPNLFDELRYLDEGVPGQDCSGRPLNPDFPLNFPRYQGGSVLIARENFGCGSSREHAPWALEDHGFRAIIAPSFADIFFNNCFKNGLLPIVLAEDVVHQLFEETHGQEGYALTIDLEQQHVRKPCGELIPFEVDAFYKHCLLNGLDHIGLTLEHADDIRAYEQARREKAPWLFDAVQ is encoded by the coding sequence ATGAAAGCGTTTACCCAGCACGAAGGTCTCGTGGTACCGATGGATCGGGCCAATGTGGATACCGACTTGATCATCCCCAAGCAGTTTTTGAAATCCATTAAGCGCTCTGGCTTTGGCCCGAACCTGTTTGATGAGTTGCGCTATCTGGATGAGGGGGTTCCCGGGCAGGACTGTTCCGGCCGTCCGCTCAATCCGGACTTTCCCCTTAATTTCCCCCGCTACCAGGGTGGTTCAGTGCTGATTGCACGGGAGAATTTTGGCTGCGGTTCCAGCCGTGAGCACGCGCCCTGGGCACTGGAAGATCACGGTTTCCGCGCAATTATCGCGCCCAGCTTTGCCGATATCTTTTTCAATAACTGTTTTAAAAATGGTCTTTTGCCAATTGTCCTGGCGGAAGATGTAGTGCACCAGTTGTTTGAGGAAACACACGGGCAGGAGGGTTATGCGCTCACCATCGACCTGGAACAGCAGCATGTGCGCAAACCCTGTGGCGAGCTGATTCCATTTGAAGTGGATGCTTTCTACAAGCACTGTTTGCTAAATGGTCTCGATCATATCGGTCTGACCCTGGAGCACGCCGACGATATTCGCGCTTATGAGCAGGCGCGCCGAGAGAAAGCCCCCTGGCTTTTTGATGCGGTTCAGTAA